The nucleotide sequence ATTACCGACGCTTTCGGTATTTTCAAACTTCATCCGTGGAAATGGATAGGCGTATTATTGGCCTATATGATCGTAGGCTTTGTGGTTTCTATTATTGACTTACTAGGAATTAATGCGCTTTCTAGTTTAAAAGGTATTGTATTCAGCTGGGTGGGTTCATGCTTAGTAGGCGGAGCTATGTATGTTGCTAACAATATCAATAATGGAAAAGCATTTGATGTGAAAGATTTTTTTATTGTTTTTTTAGATAAAAAAATGAGTTTTTTCATTTTATTGTTACTTCAGGTGCTGTTCAGTATAGCTGTTAGTTTGCTTATCATTCCGCTATATTTTGCAGGTCATTGGGCAATGATGATAGGTGTTGTATTGATTGTTATTGTCCTTTTGTCTATATTTTTATTAACCCCCGCTTTGATTGTTTTAGATGGTCTGAAGCCATGGGAGGCTATTAAAGCTAATGTTAAAGCGGCTATGTGTAATATTCCTGCAATATTAGTTTATGTTGTAGGTGTGGCTCTCTATTCTTTTATGTGGGGCGTATTAGGCAGCATGTTAGGCCAGTGGATTATCATGATCATACTTTTACTATTCCTACCTGTCAGCGCAGTTTTACTGCTGTCCCCTTATATTGCTTACCGCAGTATTTACCCTAATGGTCGTATTGTAAAATCCTAAGTGGATAAAGGCCGTCTGAAACATTTGAACTGCACCCCAAAAGTTGGACATCCCCTCCAACTCACAAGGTGCAGTTTTTTTATGAGCAAATATACATTACACTTCAAATACCAAGCCGTACTCCACTACCTGCATATACGCAGCCAACAACGTACCGCAGACCACTACGGCATTTCCCGAACCCACCTGAGACGATGGATACGCGCCTATCAAGAAGGCGGTATCGGCGCACTCGAACATCCCCAATCCAAAACCATGCCCCAACACCGCAAAAACCCCTTCATCGCAGATAAACCCGACCAAGAAAAAACGCAGGCAGAGCTTATCGAAGAGTTGTGCTATATGCGCGCAGAGGTCGCCTACCTAAGAACGTGTTC is from Neisseria sicca and encodes:
- a CDS encoding BPSS1780 family membrane protein, with protein sequence MENQIPTSQEVRYHEPKRLPASAGIKWITDAFGIFKLHPWKWIGVLLAYMIVGFVVSIIDLLGINALSSLKGIVFSWVGSCLVGGAMYVANNINNGKAFDVKDFFIVFLDKKMSFFILLLLQVLFSIAVSLLIIPLYFAGHWAMMIGVVLIVIVLLSIFLLTPALIVLDGLKPWEAIKANVKAAMCNIPAILVYVVGVALYSFMWGVLGSMLGQWIIMIILLLFLPVSAVLLLSPYIAYRSIYPNGRIVKS
- a CDS encoding helix-turn-helix domain-containing protein produces the protein MSKYTLHFKYQAVLHYLHIRSQQRTADHYGISRTHLRRWIRAYQEGGIGALEHPQSKTMPQHRKNPFIADKPDQEKTQAELIEELCYMRAEVAYLRTCSLSQPLL